The following are encoded together in the uncultured Sphaerochaeta sp. genome:
- a CDS encoding ABC transporter ATP-binding protein translates to MKELLTIDDISVSYGNIKALKQVSMHVNEGDIVCLIGANGSGKSTLLKSIVGQEPLESGSIIFDGEEICRARNTGAKQGRRSKILTTDLIAAKGISLVPEGRRVFADMTVEENLDMGAFLVRDDALIAERKESMYDFFPILGARRRQKTRSLSGGEQQMMAIARALMSGPRLILLDEPGLGLAPLVIADIFEKIALINQQDKVTVFLVEQNARMALKASSEGYVMENGRIVLSDASSALLENEKVRAAYLGE, encoded by the coding sequence TATGCATGTTAATGAAGGGGATATCGTTTGCCTTATCGGAGCGAATGGAAGTGGTAAGAGTACCTTGCTTAAGTCCATCGTAGGGCAGGAGCCTTTGGAATCCGGCTCCATCATCTTTGATGGCGAGGAGATTTGCAGGGCAAGGAATACTGGAGCCAAACAAGGCAGGCGTTCAAAGATACTCACTACTGACTTAATTGCAGCAAAGGGAATCAGCTTGGTTCCAGAAGGTAGACGTGTATTTGCCGATATGACAGTTGAGGAGAACCTCGATATGGGGGCCTTTCTTGTACGTGATGATGCCCTGATCGCAGAACGCAAGGAGTCCATGTATGACTTCTTTCCCATTCTCGGAGCAAGAAGAAGACAGAAGACCCGATCCCTGAGTGGAGGCGAACAGCAGATGATGGCCATTGCCAGGGCTCTGATGAGCGGGCCACGCCTGATTCTTCTGGACGAACCTGGACTCGGTCTTGCCCCATTGGTAATTGCAGATATATTCGAGAAAATCGCCTTGATCAACCAACAGGACAAGGTAACGGTTTTTCTGGTGGAACAAAACGCCCGCATGGCACTGAAGGCTTCCTCAGAAGGGTATGTCATGGAGAATGGTAGGATTGTACTGAGTGATGCATCCTCTGCACTTTTGGAGAATGAGAAGGTACGGGCAGCCTATTTGGGCGAATAA